AAAAACCCTTTAATTGTATGATACAGTTGTTGGTCATAATAGAAACAGTCTAAGAAGATGTAAACCAGGTAATTAAGGGCCTGATCACTACTTCTTATAAATGTTCAGCAAGTTTCGTAATAAAGGTTGATGAGCTCACCTAGCACCCATTCCGCATCCGGATCCTCGGTAACCGCCCGGTACTGCAGGACGAAGTAGAGCAAAGGACACCCGTTGTCCGGCCAGGAGTGCAAGCGGACCAGCAGCGAGGTCGAGTTGGGGGCCAGAAGGGCGGTGGAGGCCGGATGACCAGGCGACTGACCCTGAGTGCGCACGTGCAGAATGGTGCTGGTGGGCGAGGTGCCCACCTTGTTCTGGGCACTCAGGTGGATCTGGTACGTGCTGCCACACATCAGGCCCTTGAGCTCATGACTGGAGGCATGACGCGACAATTGCATCTCGTCCGTGTTGCCATTGGCACGCCGATAGAACAAGGTGTAGCCGGTGATGGGTGCATTGCCCGTGAAGCCGCACTTCCAGTGCATCAGGATGCTGCTCGAGGTGGCACTCGTGACATAGAGAACGGGAGCTGTAGGTGGCACTTGGACCATAAGGGTGTGCGTTAGTCGATCCGTTCCAATGCCGTTGTCCACCTGACAGCTGTAGTTGCCACCATCCGCCAGTTGCAGGCTGGAGATGATCAGATCGCCACTGTCCAGCAGCTGGGAGTTATGCAGTCCACCTTGCCGCAGTGCCACATCCGATTTGAACCACTCCCGCTTGGGTTTTCCGACCGCCGTGCAGGGCAATGTAACGGTGGATCTCCAAGGACGCACCACTGGGCCACCAAAGGATATGATCCTAGCCGGTATGCGATTCGTGGTTATTTGCGAGGACACTCGCGAACTCTTGCCCTCGCCCACTCGCGTGCTGGCCGTCACCCAGAACTGGTACTCCATGTGCGGATGCAGTCCCTTGGCTTCGTAGTAGGCCTGCTGTGAGGGCAGACTACGCTTCTCATTGTTCAGCTCCTCGCGACCGTTCACCACGCGTGTGTATAGACTGTACTTGGTGATCACGCCGTTCGGCTCATTTGGTGGCAGCCAAGAGATGTACAGGGATTGCGATGAACTGGACACCACTTTGATGTCAGCCGGTGCCTCGGGAACATCCTCTTCGCTGTGGCAAAACAATGGCTTCGATACCACGCCATCGCCCATACGCGTGTGTGCCAGCACCTGAATGCTGTAGTTGGTGTACTTTCGCAGTCCTGTCAGCACCATGGTGAGTGCTGTCGTTTTCCTGGACTCCACTTCGTCCTTGCTGGGCTGAATGTCGTCGATGATGGGCTCAAATATCAGCTTGTAGCCCTGCAGCAGTCCATTGGTGTGGTAAATTGGCGGTGGTTGCCAGGACACCTGCAGCGATTGGGAGGACAAGGCGGCACAGCGCACGTCCTCTGGCGGCCGACTAGGAActgattaaaaacaaattgaataaaatcaTTAAGATATTGATGTATATTATAGCATTATAAACTTACCATCTTCCATAGTTTGAGCAGCGGTGGGTTCCGAAAGAGGTCCTGGCCCAACCTGATTGAAGGCCTGCACCACCACGGTGTATCGGGCGAACTTTGCCAGTCCGCTGAGTAGTAGCTCTCCATTgccgccatcgccatcgccggaaacggaagtgaaGTTGTATGCCGTATTGCCCGAACTGGAGAGCTTGTAGCCCACATTGTAGCCCTGAATGTCACCATGTCGCAGCTCCGGCAATGGAGCCACCCAACTGATGAGCAGCTCGGTGGAGGACAAAGGTCTGGCGGAGAGGCTAAGCGGAGGTCCTGCCGGGCGCTGTGGTTCCGTGCGCACTATCAGCTCCTGACTGGGTGCACTGCGTCCGGCCGAGCCCTCGGCAATCACACGGAAAGCGTAACGTGTCGCCGGCTTCAGGTTCTCGATCATGGCATTGAAGTGTGGCGGATCCTTGACCTCGATCTGCTGCCACTGGTCCACGAACAAAGCTGGTGGGAGAGAATCTAATTACGTTGGAAACTTTAACATCTCTTCAAATTCGTTAACTCCATTCCATGCATATACGTACGATCTGCCTCGCGGAACTCCACAATGTACTTGGTCACATCGCCGGTGCCCAGAGTTTTGGGCTGCCACTTGATGTTCACCGAACGACTGCTGATCATGGCCGCCTCCAGGACACTGGGTGGCAGTGGTGGTTCCTGGACCTGCAGCTGCACCAGCTGCTGATCGTTGCCATACAGATTGCTGGCCCGACAGAAGTACGGACCACTGTCGGTGGCGTCCACGGTGCGGATTTGCAGCTCGGCGGACACGCCATCTGGTGTGGCCTCCTGCTTCACCGAGATCCTGAAAGCGAATGCAAAGTGCAGCGGTATTACTTTCGTTCGCTTTCCGCAGCATCGGCTGAGTGCACTCACTTGTAATTGGTTGACGGATTCAGCGTGTTCTTGCCCGAGCGCATCCAAACAATGTTAATCGGCTTGTCCCCACTGACGGCACATTGGAGCAGTGCCGTGTCGCCCTTCTTCACCATCACGGAGCGCGATGTGGACGAGAAGTACGGCGAGGCTGAAAACGGCGGGAATTTTGCCCATTTTAATTACGATGTTGCATTCCTCCGGGGGCCACAGCATTGCAATTAACCAAATTGccgggggggggggggggggggggggggcagCCACCAACCATCATCGTTGCTACTTAATACTCACAGTTCACTTTCAGCTGGATGACCTTTCCGATGCCGGTGCCGATGCCATTGTTGGCCTGGCACAGATAGAAGCCCTCGCGATCCTCCTTCAcgtgctgcagcagcagggaGCCATTGCCCAGGAGCTTGGTGAAGGGACGCTCGCGGACTTCCTCGTACTCTCCCGACTTGCTGCCTGTGGGAAGACATTGAAAGCCGCAGAGGATGTTGGTAAATACTAcatgtttttataaaaatatattctctgctaacaaattatatgcattaatTTATATGCAAGACATAGTTAAGCATTATAAAACACACAGTATTATGTGATGATTGTTTCCCGCAGACTTAAGACTAATAATCCATTTTAATTCCGGACTTCGTAAGTTATATAAtcttataatttatatatgctTCAGTGTCTAACCTGTAGCCTTCTTCCACACGATGCTGGGTGTGGGCACACCCTGCGCCTGGCAGTGCAACATAATGTGGCGATTGCGCTCCACATTCGCGTCCACGGGCTCGACGATCCAGCGAGGTGGCActacggggcgtatgcgtgatatgGGGAGAAATAGTTAGCTAACTCGGAAAATGGCTGAGAGAGTTTAGAACGAATGATTGAAATCAAAACTGCTAAGACATACAGTAAGAGTAATGGTTCTTTAGAAAGAGatatagagagagagacagagacagagaggAAAAGTGAAGATTTCTGGCAAAGTAAAAAACGGCATAAAAGAATTTTGCTGTTTACGATCTTAAGATTTTCATTGTGCCTAGCACAAATGTAAAAACTGGTTGAATAGTGGTAGCAATATTGTAGGAACTTTTCAACTAATATACAAAAGGatatctgttttattttttttttttttttgtgggttgGATTGCttcaaaatcaaatacaaaaaattatttcatatGCAACTCAGTCAAAAATGGAACAAAAATAATGTAGATTCTTTGATGTCATCATGTTTAAGGAAAATCATTTAGGAATGTCCGTGGGGAAAATGAATTCATTTCGTTCTTTTGTTGGTGTGCAAGGActttattttgatttctttttgtttcgtaTCTTTTCATATCGTTTCTTTTCGTTTATTCAAATTGATCGCTTTCtcttttgtgtgttttctttGATTCGCCCACGCTCTGTGCCTCGCTGTTTGAAAAAATCGCAAAAAAGGCTTAATATGTTCTGGTATATTCGgcgcataaattaaatgacAAAGGCATGCCAGAagcgaaaattgaaaatatatttgcatagAAATTATAGAATGCGCAACATAAATGTGAACGTGGTGTGAGTTTTATAGTTGGACACGCAGCTAACAAAACAcgaaaaaagcgaaacaataaaatgggaTTTCAAtacagaaaacaaaaccaaaaaaatcaCCCACCATAGCGAcgttttcaataaattataaactgtTTACGTGGCAGCtgcatttaattgccagcCTTTGTTTGTGCAGCaataacaaaatgaaaaatgttaattaaaaattaagcCCGAACAAGGAGCAAATTATAGAGCTCCAAATGAAATTATCAGCTGGCCCAGGGCTCCagtattaattaaaatgatttctGGTTATTATggcataattttttttttattttattctttggggtgtttttgcatagtttggggttggtttttttttttgggtggcaGCGTGTCTAATTCGAATACGGAAAAAATCTTTGcacacaacaacagcagcgtCAGCCTGGGATATGGAGcattggcaaaacaaatagaaatataaacataaataaattaaatttcggATAACTGTGTGCGTCGAGCTCAGCtcgaatataaatataattgcCCACACCCCCAAGCTGGCTGGCGAAATTGGGTGGAAAAAGCTGAACAGAGCAATCTGTGTGTGAAAGGAGGGAAATTCAAAAAACGAATTAAAACGAGAGCTTAAGAACTGAGCACTAGGAGTGGGAggaaacgaaatgaaacgaaaccaAACGGAGAGCAAgcaaatcataaataaattgaaattaaaattcatttgtcACAGCACTACGCGCATGCAGATGGCACCGAGCAAActtaaaattgcatttctaATCTGTACAAAAAGGCAtgcagaaatgaaaaatgcagcATGTTGCAGCCGCTTCTCtagctaaacaaaaaaaaaaaaaaaacaaccatTCTCAACTACATTAGCAAATACTGCGAAGCTTTAAGTTTCTTATCCATTTAGTTTCCCGGTCGGATCTCcggcatttattttctttatttttgcgGTTTAGTTCACATTGCTCTGCAATAAGATTATGTTTAAGCGTTTTGTCACTcacacgcacgcacgcacacGCAATCAGGCACTCACACAAGCGAAAGGGGTGGCtacaccgaaaaaaaatagtCGGGGATTACAATGATATATTTCGAGACAAGTCAAGTAGTTGGTTTCTAGTGCTGCAAATCAGCACATTTGGaatatgcaaaattatttatatttaaataatgtttatCTGTAAGGATACATTGATCCataaattaacataattttgGAGCCTATGTTATTTTTCCAACTAatattgtaaaattaaatgaatccCCTCTCAAGTTTTTTCGGTGTGGAAATATAGTAAGCGATTAGAGAGgccaaaatcaaatttgaagCGTAAGCGCGAGTTTCATAGCATCTTCGAAGGATTTTTTGGGAGGATTCGttgctctcttttttttttttgtgcgaaCTCATTCATTTTCAGCGTTTGCCTTGTTTATTCGTTCGTTAATTAAGCACAGCACATTGAGCATAGTGGAGTATGAAGTGGAGTTTTCGAAAGCTGCAAGTCAAAAATGAAGAGAGAGGAGCCAAGGGGTTAACAAAGGATATTCTGCATGTATCCTGCAGACCGGAGCATCCAGCATCGCACTGGCCGGCAACCAAAAAAATGTGGGGCATTGCGAATAAGGCAAACGAATCTTAAAGCAGCTTGTTATCCATGTTTATGCAAGGagtatttgtataaattataaattacaGCTAATCACAAAGCCGTGCACGCCCTCCGAGCTCGTCAAATTTGAACGACCACCAATTGAATTTTGCGCTGGGAGAGCGCACACTTAATTTATGCAGCTAAAGCCCGACTTGTCGTATAAGAAGCGTTTCAAATAATATGCAGCAAATGAAAAGAGATAAGATATTCATAAGCTTTATGGGTAATTTGTTTAGATTTTTGGTTACGAAGCGCATAAAAAGCAGTGCAGTTAAAACGTTTTACCTGGTGAGACGGTTGTCAAAAAAACCCACAGCGTGCCAAAGCGACTTAAAGGTGACGGGGAACTCTTAATTGTAGATTAGTAGGGGGTTTTCggggatttttttttaagctgtacgttttttattttgagttATGGGTGGTTTTCTTAGTGAAAGTCAAAAAATCAAAGCGCCTTCGGGCTGTGCAACATTCAGTTGCACCGGGGCTTCAGTTCAATAGAACTCCAAAAAAACTGGGTCAGCCCATTGTTCATTGTTGTTAAAAATCAACCAAAAATATCATCAACAACTGAAAATACCATTAAGAAGCTGTTCTTGAATACATCAGCGGGAAAGCAAAAAGTTATTGAGGGGCAAGTGAAGTTGTTCGCTTAGTTTGTATGTGTAGTGTGATTTTGTTGATTGTGTTTTAAGAGAAGTAATATCGCCATAGCTGTTTGTTGTATCGAATAGtatttaatgatttaattattcatttttggATATTTCATATAGGAAATGTGGGTTTCCTGGAGTTTCTAAAGATATTTATTCCACGCCTATAAGTAGGCAATATATTTTGCTTAAGCAGTAATTAGGTTgttctttaaataaatgcttttGAAGAAGTTACTGCAGTTAAAAGACTtgagtttaattttaattttgatagCGTATGGCTTTTCTCTTCTTGTCTGTGGTGTTTATCTGTGGTGATGGGTACGCTAGTACGCTACCTTTGACCTGCAAGAGGGCCGTATACTTGATCTCGGCCGCCGGATTCTTGGCCACGCACGTGTACTCGCCGGAATGCGTGGCCGACAGCGACGGAATGCTCAGCAGGGAGCTGTACTGGTCTAGCATGGTGACATTGGCCCCCAAAAGGTCGGGCAGCGGATCACCGTCCTTCAGCCAGATGAGCTTCAGCGGCGGATCGCCCCTGGACACCCCGCAGACGGTCCTCGTCCGCATGCCCTCGGCCAAACCCTCCTGGAAGGCGAACGGTTCTATGCTCGGCGGCACTGCAAGAGGAAAGATCAGGCGAAACGGGTTAGGATTGGCACAGCTGGTCAAGTGGACACCTGCGCCTGAGGACGACCTGGAGGACGCGATATTCCCACGTTGCTTTACGATTGATGATGATTGCTGATTGTTGTCAATTTGTACGCTCTGTAAACCTTCGCAGTTTTGTTAACACATTCGAATCGAAAAACGCTACTTAATCTTGTACAAACATTCCGAAAGTGGAAACATCATTTACAAAGGATAGCAAGGatcgtatgtatatatatatataaggtaagatgtatgtatatgcaattCAATGGTTCTGTGTTACATGGTACATGAATCAAAGTGCATACAAAAGGAAACTCAACTACTTGCAACTAAACGGGATTACAAATACTGGATAACTCGATTACTGGACTCGTAGGACTCGAGTTCCTCATTCTTTTTACCATTGACCAGCAGGGCCTGCGAGTTCTCCACCTCGGCGGCGGAATTGCGCACCACACAGGAGTAGTTGCCAGTGTGATCGCTGCCCAGATTCTCGATCACCAGGATGCTGTTGTACTGGTCCACCTGCTTCACGGACATGTGCTGTGTGGGATCGATGGGTCGGCCATCCTTGCGCCAGTTGATGGTCAGCGGGAGATCGCCCTTCACCACCGAGCAGGTGAGCGAGGCCCGATCGCCCATGTTCAGCTGCAGGATGTTGGTTTGGAAGGGACTGAGCTTCGGCGGCACTGCAAGGGATCAGCCAAGGATTGATGAGCCAAAAGCGAAGCGAAAGGACAGCACAGCGTGACCGGTGCAAAAAGGTTCCgatttatgaaaatttaatcaGCACAGCGCCTCATTAGGGCGCAGATTCATTAACATTAGCactaatgaaaaaaaaacgggGTGCCGTTCATCCTTGCTCTCCTTCAGCTTCCTTTTTTTCAtactttttggtttttttgttttcaatttaccAACTTTTAAGCTTAGATTATTGCGCATATTTAATTAGAGCAGAAGCAAAAAGTACATGTACCCGACTGAAAgccgaaacaaaacaaaattaagcagaatccaaaaaaaaaaaaattaaaaaggggaaaaacaaatgcaaaaaggtTGGCGAAAAGGAGCAACTTGAAGCGCCATAGGAAACTACTTAGTTTGCtgttaataattaaaatgcaattttcactTCGTTTCGTAGCCCGCTGCTTGATGTCATCGTTCGGGGAAAAAGAGCTGTGAAAGAAACCAACCTCGACCTCCTCTTGTTTATCTATTTCACTGTGTTTTCATGCTTTTTTTCTCCCTGGGTTTTCCCTGGGTtttctttgggttttttagtttactttttttctttttacttttctttgCACATACTAACCTATGACCGTCACCTCGCCACTCCGCCGGGCACTGTGACCCTGCTTGTTCCTCGCCCAGCACGTATAGACGCCGGAATCGGAGTTCTTCTGCACGGGACTGATGGTCAGCGAGCCGTCCGGCTGGACACGTTGACGTATGTCATCCGGCAGTTCGCGTCCACCACGCTCCCAGTGGATCTCCTCGATGGGATAGCCGGCCACCGGGCACTTCAGATTCAATGTCTCGCCGGAGACGGCAGTTACCTTCGGTATCAGTCGAATGTAGGGAAGACCTGTGATGGAATTGGGAAAAAAGCGCCAGTTGGTGAGTTAGATGTAGATGGGAATATGGAGCTTTTTTGGGGGAATGTAAATGCTTAACAGATTTGCGCGTACGTTGCTTTTTTAATAATGCAGTAAACAACGGCACATACAGTGGCAAAAAAAAGTGGCACCACAAAGAGCAGTTACACTGAGCAGAAATGTGAACAAAATTGAAACAGCTTCAAGTATCTTAAGAACTCATTATTGCTTGAAGTAAATTTAAGTTactacatttaaatatatttgtttgtaacGAATTAGGCTTAAGAACAACAGCTTTTGAGTGCCTACAAATGGTAActctttttttctgtgcagACAACAGGAAGCGGAGCACAATGTAATATGCATATCCTGGCTGGTTTCGTCCTGTCTCCAGTGCCCCCCGCCAAAACACTTTTCGGGAACGTGGAAGGAAATAATGCAGCAACTGTCGCTCGGTGGAGGccgcaggagcaggaacagcagcCGCTGAAGGAGCAGCTCCACCAGCTGCCTGGTGGGCTGAGTTTTTCCTCCACTTTTTTTCTGCGGAATATGCATAATTCCCGAGCACGTCATACGTGGTctcacaaaaacacacacacggtgtgtgtgtgtgtgtgtgtttttccgAAGCTGAGTGGATGGGGATTTTTGTAATCACCGCCATTACCAAGTCGCGCAATCAGCGACATCGCCGAGCTTTAAACTAAATGATGATGGTGGGTGTGGGATTCATTTGCTCCTTTTTTGCAGCTCCGCTGGCAAACAATGTTTGCAGGGTATGCGGAAATTGTCAAAGGAGTCGAAAGGACGAGAGGTATGAGCAGGTACTTCTGACATACTTTTTTGCATTCATTTGATTATCATAGCAAATCACTTGAGTCTTCAACTTTCGTCCAAGGCTAAGCCAACCCTAagtttatttgatttcgaGTGATAAATGTCGAACGTAGATAGCTGAATGCTTAGGGCTTTTCCCCTtgcttttccccattttcccttttttttttagttgagaCCAGCAGAGCATCGTTTAGTCGAGAAGGGATTTTTCGTGAATTTACTTGACtttatttttcaactttttcaCTGCAAAACTTTGTAAACATGGCGCAGTTTTTGCCGCCGCTGTCGTTTTGTGTTTGCACTCCTGCTCCTCGTTCTTTCTCGCTGGCAACgccattttgtttgcctggcgacacaaaaatatttgatttcttGCAAAAACAAGGCAGATGGTGCGCGTGCTGCTGGGaaatgccactgccactggaAAATGGGTGGATTTTTGGGTGGATTTCCCTCGTCCTTCCCTCGGCAGGACTTTGTGTTGGGTTGGATGGTGGAAGGAAAGCACTGCAGTCAGCCGAGAGCCATGTTCAACAGAAGTGTGCGCCTCGAACAACACTTCACTGCTGCAAAGGCACAAAAGTAAACTTGCTGGAGGATGGGACATGGACCCAAAGGATCTGGCCGACAAACTAGGGGGATGTGTGGCAACAGTAAGAACATGGCAAACGTGttgtaaaacaaaatcaaGCAAAAGTaggcaaatgccaaaaaggaAGAGCACCCAGAGCCTCGAGCGCGGAGAACGTTTAAGTGCATATGTAAGTAGCCGGCCATATTTGTATCTGCACGGAGGGAAATGCTTCAGTTACTTATCTCGAATGGCCTtctgaaaatatataactttCACCAAGGGATGCTCAACTAGCTGCAGGAACTCATCAACTAGCAGTACCCCTAATTTAATAGTTACTCATATTgtatattgttatatttgaTCATGATATACCAGATATTGGGTGGCATGGTTTCAATTTCGCGGATCCTCTCATGCATTCTAAGCCACTTACTTAGCCATTAACTTTTTCCCATGTGCATCtgtgtgtttgagtgtttGGGTGTGAGTAAGTGTGAATACCACgtaccataaatattcaagcGCGCCGCATGCTGCACTCGTCCTGCGCGATTCTCCGCGTTGCAGGCGTACTCGCCACCATCCTCGACCATGACGTGGCTTATGTTAACATGACTAATTACATCGCCATGCACGGTGATGTATTGTCCGATCATAAATctgaaatggcaaaaaaggGATGGTTTTGGATGAGAGcacaaaaaacacattaaTATTTGCTTGGTTGCGATTTTAGCGATGGTtgcacgcggcgtatgcgcaatgttcggttgtttggttgtttgctGCTCTAcaattgttttcttgttttcgaGCTGCCGCTGCATATTTAAGCGtgcacacaccacacacaaccaaacacacacatacacgaaCGCACACTCATCAGCTAGGCACACTTCAAAAATGCAGCCTGACCCAAATCCCTTTTGACTGTAGgcttcattttgtttttgtcgtATTTTTGCGTTTAGTTTTTTtcctctatttttttttaaacgtTAGTTTTTTTCCTATGCCACATTTAGTCGTAATGAAGGCTGTCAGTCGAGCTGTCGGGGCTTAGCATAGTTTCCATATTGCTGTCAATGTcatgtgccacgcccacgaaTGCGAATACGACATCCACTTAATGCCAAGCCGTTACGCCAGGACTCAAATAATGAGGGGGAAAAAAAGGATTTTACGAGGCGCTCAAGTTGGCATTAAGTTCTGCGTTCTGCGTTTGGTCCTTTGGCTCTTGTCCTTTGTTTGCCACGCTTTCTTATTGGCACAGACGCATTAATTACAGGCAACATtgttacgcatacgccatgtggcaCTCACACAATCGGCTCTTACGGCATCTTGCAGCGCTGTgaatgtatgtgtatgtatggcTGTAACTAtaagtgtatgtgtgtgtttgaggATATGCGAGGGGATTGCGTTCTAAGCCAGCACACCCGCCGGCTCATTAGTTTGTGGCCCGGCTCGGTGGCAACTTTTCAATTGGCATTACGGCCGCAGTTGGAAGTTGGAGCCAACGAGAGTTGTAGTTGTAGAAGTCGGAGAACAATAATGGCGGAGGCAAagtaattacaattttaattaacttttgcAGCAGCCGCATCCTGTGGCTACTGGGGATTCAACTTCGTGGCTTGGGGGGCTTATGAATGCATAAGCCAGCCCGCGAGAAGCGCTGATTTCCCCCAAAGAAGGCGTGGCCAAGTCAAGCCGAAAAATCTTTATGGAGTGTGCCGAGGCCTGGAAAAACTGTGGCAACTGTagttaaatgaaaatgaagctggctggcaaaaaaaaatataaccaGTCGCATTCGGAAGGGAGACGACACTCAGTCGTTGGCTGCAGCACTTGTGAGCGGTGGCAACAATGGCGAGGACCAAATTGCAACAAAGTCGCACAcatccgcattcgcatccgtATCCCCAtgtccgcatccacatccgcacaACGCCGGCTTAAGCGGCATTGCAGAAGTTTaacggtgtgtgtgtgtgtgtgtgtgtgctcgccAGTGTGTGTGGAGCGTAAAACGCTTTGGCTGCAACAATATAAACCTAATAGCCTGGCGCGGCTTTTGTGTGCTGTTTTAGCTGATTGCAGAGTGAGTGCCCGGCTCAGTGGGTGGCTTAATTCCGGGCAGCCAGCCGAAAAGGGGAAGCAGTGGTAAGAATTTCACTGGGTGCCACTTGCAGCTTGGCCCCTTCCACTCTTTCTCACTCTCTCACTCAAGTGGCAGAAGCGAAAAGTTTCGTGGCTTAAGCTTATGAAATAttatgaatttcaatttagcCAAATCTAGTTTGCACTTGTATCGCAAGCAGGTTAGTTTGCAGGCACAATTGGATCTTATATAAATTTAGCTTTCAAAATATGAAGTTGGGAAAATTTTATAAGCAAGTAAGAATTTTTCAATTACAACTTGTGTGCTTTAAGTGTATATATGAGGGTTCACTGTAGTTCACATGGCTTTGTGGCGCTTGAAAAGGCGTTCCTCGTGCAACTTAAGCGTTTCCCCATTTAGGCCAAAATTACACATATTTCCATAACGCCTGCAGTTGTAGACAAACGCATCACGCACACACGCCTCCGTCGCCGTCTTAGCAGCTCCGCCGGAAAAGTAGGAAATCTGTAGGAAAACACCAAGGAAAAGCGCGGAGGAAAAGCTGGGGGGAAAGATGCCGGCTCAACAGCCTTAGCCCGAGTTGCTGGTACCGCCGCAGacaaacttttgaaaatggCGTAAAATGAGCGTTTGAGTGTTGCGTTACCTCGTGCGCGCAATCATTTAATTTCCGCCTCGAGGCGTCTGCCCTCCATCCActttcccccccccccctcgCTTTTCCGACCATTTCCCAACACTTCCACCGACATGCCTGTTTGCCTGTCTGTCTGCCACTCCaacttgtgtgtgtttgtgtttgtgtgtgtgtgtgagtgtggtgtgtgtgtttgtgcgtctgtgtattaaataaatacacttACCAAGTTGATATACCTTTAAACCGAATAATGTAAACCACTTAAAACTCGGCAATAACAACGCAAACAGCAAGAGAATTTGCGCAGCATTTCAAAggatc
This portion of the Drosophila santomea strain STO CAGO 1482 chromosome 3L, Prin_Dsan_1.1, whole genome shotgun sequence genome encodes:
- the LOC120447995 gene encoding Down syndrome cell adhesion molecule-like protein Dscam2 isoform X10, whose protein sequence is MWISSRFYVILLLLNLDATCSEPFEAHLRGPGFVMEPPGRVEFSNSSGGWLDCSASGSPQPTVDWVHADGSAVTEIHGVRRVLRNGTLVLMPFAAAAYHQDVHNTIYRCIASNSVGRIVSRDVQVRAVVAQAYKVDVEVLSAARGCTAILRCVVPTFVKELVRVVSWVHEPAIYIYPSLQGDGKFHLLPTGELLIHNLQESDESQSFRCRSMHRLTRQVVVSSPTRLRINSHRGIISPSVVEHTAHVQVSQDEGAVLLCVAQGCPSPEYSWFTHNGAGPLPVLSGPRVRLLGPILAIEAVTGEDSGVYKCTAGNVGGEASAELRLTVATPIQVEISPNVLSVHMGGTAEFRCLVTSNGSPVGMQNILWYKDGRQLPSSGRVEDTLVVPRVSRENRGMYQCVVRRPEGDTFQATAELQLGDAPPVLLYSFIEQTLQPGPAVSLKCSAAGNPTPQISWTLDGFPLPSNGRFMIGQYITVHGDVISHVNISHVMVEDGGEYACNAENRAGRVQHAARLNIYGLPYIRLIPKVTAVSGETLNLKCPVAGYPIEEIHWERGGRELPDDIRQRVQPDGSLTISPVQKNSDSGVYTCWARNKQGHSARRSGEVTVIVPPKLSPFQTNILQLNMGDRASLTCSVVKGDLPLTINWRKDGRPIDPTQHMSVKQVDQYNSILVIENLGSDHTGNYSCVVRNSAAEVENSQALLVNVPPRWIVEPVDANVERNRHIMLHCQAQGVPTPSIVWKKATGSKSGEYEEVRERPFTKLLGNGSLLLQHVKEDREGFYLCQANNGIGTGIGKVIQLKVNSSPYFSSTSRSVMVKKGDTALLQCAVSGDKPINIVWMRSGKNTLNPSTNYKISVKQEATPDGVSAELQIRTVDATDSGPYFCRASNLYGNDQQLVQLQVQEPPLPPSVLEAAMISSRSVNIKWQPKTLGTGDVTKYIVEFREADPLFVDQWQQIEVKDPPHFNAMIENLKPATRYAFRVIAEGSAGRSAPSQELIVRTEPQRPAGPPLSLSARPLSSTELLISWVAPLPELRHGDIQGYNVGYKLSSSGNTAYNFTSVSGDGDGGNGELLLSGLAKFARYTVVVQAFNQVGPGPLSEPTAAQTMEDVPSRPPEDVRCAALSSQSLQVSWQPPPIYHTNGLLQGYKLIFEPIIDDIQPSKDEVESRKTTALTMVLTGLRKYTNYSIQVLAHTRMGDGVVSKPLFCHSEEDVPEAPADIKVVSSSSQSLYISWLPPNEPNGVITKYSLYTRVVNGREELNNEKRSLPSQQAYYEAKGLHPHMEYQFWVTASTRVGEGKSSRVSSQITTNRIPARIISFGGPVVRPWRSTVTLPCTAVGKPKREWFKSDVALRQGGLHNSQLLDSGDLIISSLQLADGGNYSCQVDNGIGTDRLTHTLMVQVPPTAPVLYVTSATSSSILMHWKCGFTGNAPITGYTLFYRRANGNTDEMQLSRHASSHELKGLMCGSTYQIHLSAQNKVGTSPTSTILHVRTQGQSPGHPASTALLAPNSTSLLVRLHSWPDNGCPLLYFVLQYRAVTEDPDAEWVLVSNALKPQRRIVVNNLQPSTLYQLRMEAHNVAGISQAEFNFVTLTKDGDPPPPEIMHRGHGGQTNVIFANINLLIPTIAAVSGMFCTIIMIIVCYRHMLKNAPPLAEQSQIQKESLENRANSEAAQRERYYATIHKVSMQNNDKIPETSEDISPYATFQLSEAGGNMSQPHHGGPANTLLHSFMYHERALAEGCSSPPPAASKNRRRHSRKTEPESEESESDQDQLTSSRTESSNQHEGKIKHNSRLIQHFPNHNISITYL